In one window of Fibrobacter sp. UWH4 DNA:
- a CDS encoding (deoxy)nucleoside triphosphate pyrophosphohydrolase has protein sequence MKRIEVVAGIIKDGDKIFATQRGYGDFKDGWEFPGGKMEPGETPQQALARELKEELAINVSVGDFLCTVDYDYPTFHLTMHCFFCTIVGGKAPELLEHEAAKWLSLPELHSVNWLPADVDVVKALEK, from the coding sequence ATGAAGCGTATCGAAGTTGTAGCAGGCATCATCAAAGATGGTGATAAGATTTTCGCAACTCAGCGTGGTTACGGTGATTTCAAAGACGGCTGGGAATTTCCCGGCGGCAAGATGGAACCTGGCGAAACACCGCAACAGGCTCTAGCTCGTGAACTGAAAGAAGAACTCGCTATCAATGTTTCTGTCGGTGATTTTCTATGCACGGTTGATTACGATTATCCGACATTTCATTTGACCATGCATTGCTTTTTCTGCACGATTGTGGGTGGCAAGGCGCCGGAGCTTTTGGAACATGAAGCAGCAAAATGGCTAAGCTTGCCAGAACTTCATTCTGTAAACTGGTTGCCCGCAGATGTGGATGTCGTGAAGGCTTTGGAAAAGTAA
- a CDS encoding bile acid:sodium symporter family protein, with translation MKNLRAILMPIAILLGILLPQAHVLSPLMPFLIGTMMFLTFVTKIPPQTHGYTFKIEVRALVVSLILVAAIAGIVKLFDLPREVLLGGAIIALCPPANAAPAMAKMLGGSASLALKIFLSGNLIACFSIPLVFGYLTGTDAELSEIAIKIFNTIQPIISIPLAFALGLRAFYPELADRAAKYQKYTMFVWTFSVFVILAKASYDIREMGFTELWNSGKLPMMAGISLILCILLYALGWYVERNRRPIESAQSMGQKNTTLVIWIATLYAGPVVALAPTCYVVWQNLVLSYLSARIKPKDTPKS, from the coding sequence ATGAAGAACTTGCGCGCCATTTTGATGCCGATTGCAATCCTGCTCGGAATACTCCTCCCGCAGGCGCACGTACTTTCGCCCCTGATGCCGTTCCTGATCGGCACCATGATGTTCCTCACCTTCGTGACCAAGATTCCGCCGCAGACCCACGGATACACCTTCAAAATCGAGGTGCGCGCCCTGGTAGTGAGCCTGATTCTAGTCGCCGCCATCGCAGGCATCGTGAAACTGTTCGACCTCCCGCGCGAAGTACTTTTGGGAGGCGCCATCATCGCGCTGTGCCCGCCCGCAAACGCCGCCCCCGCCATGGCCAAGATGCTCGGCGGCTCGGCCTCGCTCGCCCTCAAGATCTTTTTGAGCGGGAACCTGATCGCCTGCTTCTCTATCCCGCTCGTTTTTGGCTACCTGACCGGCACCGACGCGGAGCTCAGCGAAATCGCCATAAAGATCTTCAACACCATCCAGCCCATCATCAGCATCCCGCTCGCCTTCGCCCTCGGACTGCGCGCCTTTTACCCGGAACTCGCCGACCGCGCCGCCAAATACCAGAAGTACACCATGTTCGTGTGGACCTTCTCGGTGTTCGTCATTCTGGCGAAGGCAAGCTACGACATCCGCGAAATGGGATTCACGGAACTCTGGAACAGCGGCAAGCTCCCGATGATGGCGGGCATCTCGCTCATCCTCTGCATTCTCCTTTACGCCCTCGGCTGGTATGTCGAAAGGAACCGCCGCCCCATCGAAAGCGCGCAGAGCATGGGCCAGAAGAACACCACGCTCGTCATCTGGATTGCTACCCTGTACGCGGGCCCCGTCGTGGCACTCGCGCCCACCTGCTACGTAGTGTGGCAGAACCTGGTACTCAGCTACCTGAGCGCACGAATCAAGCCGAAAGACACCCCGAAATCGTAA
- a CDS encoding type II toxin-antitoxin system RelB/DinJ family antitoxin: MAMSILQIRVDDNLKNEVSDLFERLGMDIPTAVRIFFKRAIIERGLPFNVNKIPSATTQDNSRLMQALYALNDEAHKNGTAGMSEEEIEAEIKAARAERKKKHGVRSR; encoded by the coding sequence ATGGCAATGTCAATTCTACAAATCCGCGTAGACGATAATCTCAAGAACGAGGTGAGCGACCTGTTCGAAAGGCTCGGGATGGACATTCCGACCGCAGTCCGCATTTTCTTCAAGCGGGCTATCATCGAGAGGGGACTTCCGTTCAACGTGAACAAAATCCCTTCTGCCACCACGCAAGACAACAGTCGGCTGATGCAAGCCCTGTACGCGCTCAACGACGAGGCCCACAAGAACGGAACCGCCGGGATGAGCGAAGAGGAAATCGAGGCCGAGATCAAGGCGGCTAGGGCCGAGAGGAAAAAGAAACATGGTGTACGCAGTCGTTGA
- a CDS encoding KilA-N domain-containing protein → MAQINVQNTKITVLDIDNKDYICLTDMAGAKENDVRAADVIKNWLRNRYTLEFLGTWETIHNPGFKVVEFDHFRKEAGLPTFVLSCSEWIEKTNAIGIVVKKGRYGGTYAHKDIAFEFGSAISVSFKLYLIEEFQRLKEEEQKQIGWSAKRELAKINYRIHTDAIKQNLIPPKLTALQKSFVYADEADMLNVAMFGKTAKEWRDENPLLKGNIRDYASINQLICLSNMENLNAVFINDNLSQSERLEKLNKIAIQQMTVLENVDGRKLLIESKK, encoded by the coding sequence ATGGCACAAATTAATGTTCAAAACACAAAAATAACTGTTTTGGATATAGACAACAAGGATTACATTTGTCTTACGGATATGGCTGGTGCCAAGGAAAATGATGTTCGTGCGGCCGATGTTATAAAGAATTGGCTTCGCAATCGTTATACATTGGAATTTTTAGGTACTTGGGAAACTATTCACAATCCTGGTTTTAAAGTGGTCGAATTTGACCACTTTAGGAAGGAGGCCGGATTGCCCACATTCGTGCTGAGTTGTAGTGAATGGATTGAGAAAACGAATGCCATTGGCATAGTCGTAAAGAAAGGGCGTTATGGCGGCACTTACGCCCATAAGGACATCGCTTTTGAATTTGGCTCGGCAATAAGTGTATCGTTTAAGTTGTATCTTATTGAGGAATTCCAGCGGCTTAAAGAAGAAGAGCAAAAACAAATTGGATGGAGCGCTAAACGGGAACTGGCGAAAATCAATTATCGCATACATACCGACGCTATCAAGCAGAATCTAATTCCTCCAAAGCTCACTGCACTGCAGAAATCTTTCGTGTATGCTGATGAAGCAGATATGCTCAATGTTGCAATGTTCGGAAAGACTGCCAAGGAATGGCGTGATGAAAACCCCTTGCTGAAAGGTAATATTCGCGATTACGCTTCAATTAACCAGCTAATTTGCCTTTCTAATATGGAAAACCTGAATGCCGTTTTTATAAACGACAACCTCTCTCAATCTGAACGCTTGGAAAAATTGAACAAAATAGCTATTCAACAAATGACGGTCCTTGAGAATGTTGACGGACGGAAGCTGTTGATTGAGAGTAAAAAGTAA
- a CDS encoding putative toxin-antitoxin system toxin component, PIN family encodes MVYAVVDTNVLVSAALAKNRGESIPLKIFLGIAQKKYIPIIDSNIIEEYREVLQRGKFNFSLEYQNSFIDEISKYAVNEPVKESNVVLPDMDDKIFYDVAFAHQDKKAFLVTGNLKHFPGCPFAISPKDFYELIRPTPSGFVVNEPRIGYDSSKLMQALYALNDEAHKNGTAGMSEEEIEAEIKAARAGRCGAID; translated from the coding sequence ATGGTGTACGCAGTCGTTGATACAAACGTCTTGGTTTCTGCCGCACTGGCAAAAAACAGGGGCGAATCCATCCCTCTAAAGATTTTTCTAGGCATTGCCCAAAAGAAGTATATTCCCATTATTGACAGCAATATTATTGAGGAATATCGGGAAGTCCTACAAAGGGGAAAGTTTAATTTCTCGTTAGAGTATCAGAATTCTTTTATTGACGAGATTTCAAAATACGCGGTCAATGAGCCGGTAAAAGAGTCTAATGTTGTTTTGCCAGATATGGATGACAAGATTTTCTACGATGTAGCCTTCGCTCATCAGGATAAGAAAGCCTTTCTTGTGACGGGGAATTTAAAACATTTTCCAGGATGCCCTTTTGCAATATCGCCCAAGGATTTTTACGAACTGATTAGGCCTACTCCGTCGGGATTTGTCGTAAACGAGCCTCGCATTGGTTACGACTCATCCAAATTGATGCAAGCCTTGTATGCGCTCAACGACGAGGCTCACAAGAACGGAACCGCCGGGATGAGCGAAGAGGAAATCGAGGCCGAAATCAAGGCTGCAAGAGCGGGGCGTTGCGGGGCCATTGACTAG
- a CDS encoding helix-turn-helix domain-containing protein — MSLQCNIGKAIRALRAQKGVSQEKLALETGIGRRYMSDIENGRRNVSLEIIEKLAEFFEISPSEFVKKIEQADEPPLTIDSLKDYLCELGYEDAVVLESPDYLSAIVGVSEDGRVIYSYPKMLQHLALNEGMTYEEAAEFVDYNTIGALPYMGEKKPIILNEIIR, encoded by the coding sequence ATGTCTCTTCAATGCAATATCGGCAAGGCAATCCGGGCGTTGCGCGCGCAGAAAGGCGTCTCGCAAGAAAAACTGGCACTTGAAACCGGCATCGGCCGGCGCTACATGAGCGACATCGAGAACGGACGCCGGAACGTCTCACTTGAGATAATCGAGAAACTCGCCGAGTTTTTTGAAATAAGCCCCAGTGAATTTGTCAAGAAAATCGAACAGGCAGACGAGCCTCCTCTCACCATTGATTCGCTCAAGGATTACCTCTGCGAGCTCGGGTATGAAGACGCAGTTGTCCTCGAAAGCCCCGATTATCTTTCGGCAATCGTTGGCGTAAGTGAAGATGGTCGCGTCATCTATTCGTACCCAAAAATGCTCCAACACCTCGCTTTAAACGAAGGGATGACATATGAAGAAGCCGCAGAATTCGTCGATTACAACACCATCGGAGCGCTGCCGTATATGGGTGAGAAAAAGCCGATAATTTTGAACGAGATTATAAGATAA
- a CDS encoding T9SS type A sorting domain-containing protein has translation MKKLVSLAIVLFFAATVFAEEYVASQKITQQVLSGELAQTVYAGDDIEPVKILYENTGLDENSVPEYSSTNFLENFGLSKRWTMGPVCEIAGEMRSDIAAGTYKAYILVQDDEGKFAKTEFEFTVLEKEKTLSLKWNEGSGNVNQTVTAGTSITPIVFDYEGITRYSVSELPLGLTKTLDSKKQKIMIVGSVNSDVMSGDYEYKVTVWNEKNDEKSVSGTIAVVGGQARTSIKLFSDNTSQEVLAGNEIEPVVFQFANVRLDESLSSFKFEGSLKGSFAYSVEGSKLTCSGTVDENSKGGLYTIRIIAIGENNNDTAFANVEVTRESVETKVTVVQNESQTLSPGDSIKPIVFQVENGSNPELTNFPGDGYGLAKNGGTVTVTGVVGENARGPYEVVLTVTGADNNKASAKATINVVIGSSSSSIASSSSSEASSSSEQTTGIATVAKSGVKFGYANNVLTVAMPNSAMLRVQVFDMMGHLVESFAETEASSKSFNLAHLTKGNYVVRIESARSVRTARILVK, from the coding sequence GTGAAAAAACTGGTTTCGTTGGCAATAGTCTTGTTCTTTGCTGCAACCGTTTTTGCCGAAGAATATGTGGCTTCACAAAAGATTACGCAACAGGTTCTGTCAGGGGAACTTGCCCAGACGGTGTATGCTGGCGATGATATTGAACCGGTTAAAATTCTATATGAAAATACTGGCCTTGACGAAAATAGTGTACCAGAATATTCCTCGACGAACTTTTTGGAAAATTTTGGTTTGTCGAAAAGATGGACTATGGGGCCCGTTTGTGAAATTGCAGGAGAGATGAGAAGTGATATTGCCGCTGGTACGTACAAAGCATATATCCTGGTACAAGACGACGAAGGCAAATTCGCCAAGACGGAGTTCGAATTCACTGTACTGGAAAAAGAAAAAACGTTGTCTTTAAAATGGAATGAAGGTAGCGGTAACGTGAACCAGACCGTCACGGCGGGCACGTCTATTACGCCTATCGTTTTCGACTACGAGGGAATAACTCGTTATAGCGTGAGTGAGCTCCCGCTTGGACTTACAAAGACTCTTGATAGCAAAAAACAAAAAATCATGATTGTCGGCTCTGTAAATAGCGATGTAATGTCCGGTGATTATGAATACAAAGTCACTGTTTGGAACGAAAAAAATGATGAAAAGAGCGTGTCAGGAACGATTGCCGTGGTAGGTGGCCAGGCTCGCACATCAATAAAACTTTTTAGTGATAATACAAGTCAGGAGGTCTTGGCGGGCAATGAGATTGAACCGGTTGTGTTCCAGTTTGCAAATGTTCGTCTCGATGAAAGTTTATCTTCATTTAAGTTCGAAGGATCGTTAAAAGGATCGTTTGCGTATAGTGTAGAAGGAAGTAAGCTCACGTGCAGTGGAACTGTCGATGAAAATTCGAAGGGTGGGTTATACACGATAAGAATTATTGCAATAGGCGAAAACAACAATGATACCGCCTTTGCAAACGTTGAAGTGACTCGCGAGTCTGTAGAGACAAAGGTTACTGTCGTTCAAAATGAATCGCAGACGCTGTCTCCCGGCGATTCTATTAAGCCGATTGTTTTCCAGGTTGAAAACGGCTCCAATCCTGAGCTTACGAATTTCCCAGGCGACGGTTACGGTCTTGCTAAAAATGGCGGCACTGTGACTGTTACTGGGGTGGTTGGCGAAAATGCTAGGGGCCCGTATGAAGTAGTGCTTACAGTCACCGGCGCCGATAACAACAAGGCGAGCGCCAAGGCGACAATTAATGTTGTGATTGGATCAAGCAGCTCTTCTATCGCATCTTCTTCAAGTTCCGAAGCATCTTCTTCGAGCGAACAGACTACCGGGATTGCGACTGTGGCGAAGAGCGGCGTGAAGTTTGGCTATGCGAATAATGTGCTGACCGTTGCCATGCCGAATTCTGCCATGCTCCGCGTACAGGTGTTCGACATGATGGGCCATCTGGTAGAATCTTTCGCCGAAACGGAAGCCTCTTCCAAGAGCTTCAACCTTGCTCACCTGACCAAGGGCAACTACGTAGTACGCATCGAAAGCGCCCGCAGCGTCCGTACCGCAAGAATCCTGGTGAAATAA
- a CDS encoding type II toxin-antitoxin system RelB/DinJ family antitoxin: protein MAQTTFSIRMDSDLKKDFDKLCEDFGMSMSTAINVFARAAVRERRIPFDVASADAPAYAADRRVFYNANPVASRMLRTMQQLSADAEKAGSAGMTLDEINAEIAAARSGK from the coding sequence ATGGCTCAGACGACTTTTAGTATCAGGATGGACAGCGACCTTAAAAAGGACTTTGACAAGCTGTGCGAGGATTTCGGGATGTCGATGAGCACCGCCATAAATGTCTTTGCGCGGGCAGCCGTGCGCGAGCGCCGCATACCGTTCGATGTCGCCTCGGCCGATGCTCCGGCGTATGCCGCAGACAGGCGTGTGTTCTATAACGCGAACCCGGTTGCGAGTCGCATGCTCCGGACCATGCAGCAACTTTCCGCCGATGCCGAAAAGGCCGGCTCCGCAGGCATGACGCTCGACGAGATAAACGCCGAGATCGCTGCAGCCAGGAGCGGGAAGTGA
- a CDS encoding DEAD/DEAH box helicase, which translates to MEDNIFFISNAPGNTMQAFLEKELSKCERFIISVAFISKSGLASLKQTLLELENRGIPGKILTTDYLTFTEPGALRSLSKYRNIEVKLFRCDKNIKGFHTKGYLFFKEKVISITIGSSNLTGNALAVNKEWNTCFSVEDDASLYKSVIEDFESLWNSSNAFPITEEILDEYTQIYIEQKRIARELQQQKIALEKDAVIRDSKKFSFDQILLEPNSMQIEFVRKLNEIRAMGEHRALLISATGTGKTYAAAFALREINPKRALFLVHREQILRKAIESFKNVFGDTKTFGLYSGTSHEIDRDFIFATMQTMATHFEDFAKQEFQVIVVDEAHRVGAESYQNMMAYFNPDLWIGMTASPDRTDKFDVYSAFDHNIAHEIRLQEAMRLNLLCPFHYYGITDIFVDGEEKDKRDFARLVCDERVDFIIKKAEYFDHSGNRVKGLAFCSTLEESKELSKKFNECGYRTIALSGADSQDTRDNCVKQLEQDEWDGGLDYIFTVDIFNEGIDIPQVNQILMLRPTESPIIFVQQLGRGLRKAENKEFVMILDFIGNYSNNYMIPIALSGDRTYNKDNIRRYVRQEVKALEGASTIHFDEIARKRIYESIDSANFSEMKLIKECYKNLKYKLGRIPNLMDYEEYGEIDAMRIFENASLGSYHKFLKKVEKDEYKVDFSTIEEKYLEYVSMKFANGKRLHELLILDELLGGNNRNVMSRVMSKMQNDFSISVNEKTRKNVENILTGQFASGAAKDTFADVTFIEKDGNDFCISSKFNDLLDNNEFRRQMTEVVKFGLFRNKKYFGHRYKDTSFCLYEKYTYEDVCRLLDWEKSEVSLNIGGYKYDKNTQTYPVFINYEKNDNISATTRYEDRFVNEGTLIAISKSGRTSKSEDVKAAIEADQRGIKMDLFVRKNKDDHTSKEFYYLGRLHATGSTMDFVMPETTKTAVEITYNLETPVRQDIYEYLVG; encoded by the coding sequence ATGGAAGATAACATTTTCTTTATCTCTAATGCTCCCGGAAATACCATGCAGGCGTTTCTTGAAAAAGAATTGTCTAAATGTGAGCGGTTTATAATCAGTGTAGCGTTTATATCCAAAAGTGGGCTCGCCTCATTAAAACAGACTTTGCTTGAACTGGAGAATCGTGGTATTCCGGGAAAAATCCTAACAACGGACTATCTTACTTTTACAGAACCGGGAGCTCTCAGATCTCTCAGTAAATACAGAAATATTGAAGTAAAACTTTTCCGATGCGACAAAAACATAAAAGGGTTTCATACTAAAGGATATCTTTTCTTTAAAGAAAAAGTCATAAGCATCACCATAGGAAGTTCAAACCTTACAGGAAACGCTCTCGCAGTCAATAAGGAATGGAATACTTGTTTTTCAGTTGAAGATGATGCCTCGCTATACAAAAGCGTTATCGAAGATTTTGAATCCTTGTGGAATAGCTCCAACGCATTCCCAATTACAGAAGAAATTCTTGACGAGTATACACAAATCTATATTGAGCAGAAACGTATTGCAAGAGAATTGCAACAGCAAAAAATTGCACTTGAAAAAGATGCAGTAATTCGTGATTCTAAAAAATTCTCATTTGATCAAATTCTGCTGGAACCTAATTCTATGCAGATAGAATTCGTTCGAAAGTTGAACGAAATCCGCGCTATGGGCGAGCATCGCGCCCTATTGATTTCTGCAACGGGAACTGGCAAAACTTATGCAGCGGCATTCGCTTTAAGAGAAATTAACCCCAAGCGAGCTTTATTTCTGGTTCATCGAGAGCAAATCCTTCGCAAGGCGATCGAGTCATTCAAAAATGTGTTTGGTGATACAAAAACATTTGGTTTATATTCAGGCACATCTCATGAAATTGATCGTGATTTCATTTTCGCAACCATGCAAACGATGGCAACGCATTTTGAGGATTTTGCAAAACAAGAGTTTCAAGTGATCGTTGTAGATGAAGCCCACCGCGTAGGTGCAGAGAGTTATCAGAATATGATGGCATATTTCAATCCTGATTTATGGATTGGCATGACTGCATCACCTGACCGTACTGATAAATTCGATGTATACTCAGCATTTGACCACAACATTGCGCATGAAATACGCTTGCAGGAAGCCATGCGGCTGAACCTTCTTTGCCCATTTCATTATTATGGCATTACGGATATCTTTGTTGATGGTGAGGAAAAAGATAAACGAGATTTTGCAAGGCTTGTATGCGATGAACGTGTTGATTTCATTATCAAGAAAGCAGAATATTTTGACCATAGTGGAAATCGTGTAAAAGGACTTGCTTTCTGCAGCACCCTTGAAGAATCAAAAGAACTCTCAAAAAAATTCAATGAATGTGGGTATAGAACAATCGCATTATCTGGAGCAGATTCCCAAGATACAAGAGATAATTGTGTCAAGCAACTTGAGCAAGATGAATGGGATGGTGGTTTAGATTACATCTTTACGGTGGATATTTTCAACGAAGGTATTGACATTCCGCAAGTAAACCAGATTTTGATGCTTCGACCTACAGAATCTCCCATTATATTTGTGCAGCAGCTGGGGCGAGGTCTCCGTAAGGCAGAAAACAAAGAATTTGTGATGATTCTTGATTTTATAGGAAACTATAGTAACAACTACATGATTCCCATCGCTTTGTCAGGAGACAGGACATATAACAAGGATAATATCCGACGTTATGTCCGTCAGGAAGTCAAAGCATTAGAGGGTGCCTCCACAATACATTTTGATGAAATTGCCCGCAAGCGAATTTATGAATCCATTGACTCGGCTAACTTCAGCGAGATGAAATTAATTAAGGAATGCTACAAGAACTTGAAATACAAATTGGGCAGAATTCCTAACTTGATGGATTACGAAGAATATGGTGAAATTGACGCCATGCGTATTTTTGAAAATGCATCTTTAGGTTCGTATCATAAATTTCTGAAGAAAGTCGAGAAGGACGAATACAAAGTTGATTTCAGTACCATTGAAGAAAAGTATCTGGAATATGTCTCAATGAAATTTGCAAATGGCAAGCGATTGCACGAGCTTCTGATTCTTGACGAACTATTAGGTGGAAATAACAGAAATGTCATGTCCCGAGTGATGAGTAAAATGCAAAATGATTTCAGCATTAGCGTCAACGAAAAAACTCGAAAGAATGTTGAAAACATTTTAACCGGTCAATTTGCGTCGGGGGCCGCTAAAGATACTTTTGCTGACGTTACATTCATTGAAAAAGATGGAAACGACTTTTGCATTTCCTCAAAGTTCAATGATCTACTTGACAATAATGAGTTCCGGCGACAAATGACGGAAGTCGTAAAGTTCGGTCTATTCCGCAACAAAAAATATTTTGGTCATCGCTACAAGGACACTTCATTCTGCCTTTACGAAAAATACACTTACGAAGATGTGTGTCGTCTTTTGGATTGGGAAAAGAGCGAAGTCTCACTGAATATTGGTGGTTATAAATATGATAAGAACACGCAGACGTACCCTGTTTTCATTAATTATGAGAAAAACGACAATATAAGCGCAACAACACGATATGAAGATCGGTTTGTAAACGAAGGAACACTTATAGCGATATCAAAATCGGGAAGAACGTCGAAATCAGAAGATGTAAAAGCAGCCATTGAAGCTGACCAACGAGGCATCAAAATGGATTTATTTGTTCGAAAGAATAAAGATGACCATACTTCTAAAGAATTTTACTATTTAGGACGTTTACATGCGACAGGCTCAACAATGGATTTTGTTATGCCCGAAACAACAAAAACGGCTGTTGAAATAACTTATAATCTTGAAACTCCTGTACGACAGGACATTTATGAATACTTGGTAGGATAA
- the rhuM gene encoding RhuM family protein, with protein MSTILLKNIYKEGELDKDSTCKEYLQVAHEGCREVTRSLKFYNHDVIISVGYRVKSIAGTRFRQWALSVLKDYMLKGYAVNQRKISTDLQIADRLHEQRQLIEKIQESMKGR; from the coding sequence ATGTCCACAATTCTCCTCAAGAACATATACAAAGAAGGAGAATTGGACAAGGACTCAACTTGTAAGGAATATTTACAAGTTGCCCATGAAGGATGCAGAGAGGTAACAAGGTCGCTAAAATTCTACAACCATGACGTCATCATCTCTGTCGGCTATCGAGTAAAGTCAATCGCCGGAACCCGTTTTCGCCAGTGGGCGCTTTCAGTCCTTAAGGACTACATGCTCAAGGGCTATGCCGTGAACCAGCGGAAGATTTCGACTGATTTGCAGATTGCGGACCGTCTGCACGAACAGCGGCAACTTATTGAGAAAATCCAGGAGAGCATGAAAGGACGGTGA